The DNA region TAGAGTCGCGTTGTCAGCCGTAGCGACCTCAAGAAAAGCAGGTTTTTCACCACCCCCGTGTACCACCACTTCTGCACTACTGACGTAAGACGCAAGGTCAGAAGCCAGATAAAGACATGTGTCGTCTATATCGGAAGGTTGTGCCAGCCGCTGTAAAGGAACTGTTCTGGCGACGCGGGCAATGCCTTCTTCGTCCCCGTAATGCAGGTGGGACTGATCGGTCTGGATCATGCCTGCAATCACCGAGTTCATCCGCACCTTTGGAGCCCACTCCTCCGCCAGTGACTGAGTCAGGTTAACCAGCCCGGCTTTGGCTGCACCACAAGCAGCTGTTCCGGGAGATGGGCGTCTGGCACTGATGATACAGATATTAATAATGCAGCCACCCTGGCTTTGTTGTTGCATCACACGGTTAGCGAACTGAGAAAGGTTCAGTGGCGCCATCAGGTTAAGTCGCAGGATGGATTCCGAAAAGCGGGGGGGACACGGTGGCAGCTTCGGCAAACGGTGCGCTACCGGCATTGTTGACAAACACCGACCTGTGACGATGACAACCTGACCAGTGAAATCCAACGGGTTTTGCATGCTTAACTCTTTTGTTTTTTCAGGTTTTGTTGTTTTCGTTACAGGCTCTGTGCCGAATGTTACCGACTGAGCCAGCAAGAGTATTAGTCCGTTTAAACGATGATGGTGTAACCCTGCATTGAAAGAATCGCCAGATGGTATGACTAAATAAATCCGACAGCCTTGTGGCTGTTTTCTGGTCAGGAGGTTAGGGATGAGTGTAATACCCGAGCATAGCTACGTTCGACTGGATGATGACGTCACTCTGCACTATCTGGATGCAGGGGAGGGCGAAACGGTATTGTTTATTCACGGTTCCGGCCCGGGAGCCAGTGGACACAGTAATTTCAAATTAAATTACCCTGAATTTCTTAAGGCTGGCTATCGGGTGGTTGTCCCCGACCTTCCGGGTTATGGCCGCAGCAGCAAGCCTGAAACCGACTATGTGCTTGATTTTTTCGTGGAAGCCGTGCGAGAGCTTGTGGACCATCTTGGTGTCAGCAGGGTCACGCTGGTCGGGAACTCTCTGGGAGGCGCGATCGCGATCAAGCTGGCGCTGGATTATCCAAAGCTGGTCAATCGCCTGATTTTGATGGCTCCGGGTGGGCTGATGAAAAAAGAGCGCTATTTTAAGGAAATGGAAGGCATTCAGAAAATGGCAGCCGCCTTTGCTGGTAATGAACTGAACGAGCCTGAAGGTATGCGTCGTTTATTAAGCCTGCAGATGTACGACGCTTCCGGCTTGACAGAGGAAGTGGTGCTGGAACGGGTTGCTGTTGTTAAGGAACAGCCCAGGTGTGTGCTGTCGACTATGCATGTACCAAAGCTGGCCAAACGACTGAAAGAGCTGCAATGCCCGATTCTTGGCTTCTGGGGTATGAATGATAAATTCTGCCCTGCTCATGGCGCCCAGACCATGATGGAGGAGTGCCGTAACATTCGTTTTACCCTGCTCAGCGAATGCGGACATTGGGTGATGATAGAGCATCAGGAACTGTTTAATCGTCAGTGTCTGGAGTTTCTGGAAGACCGCTGAAAGGACGGGAAATGAATAATAATAAAAGAGCGAAGTATGGTGATGAGCTGTACGAAGCGCTGACTTCTGGCAAGACTATTCAGCCCTTTACCGAAAGGGATGACGATATCCCCATAGACGACGCCTACCACATTTCCCTGCACATGGTTAGGATGCGACGGAGTCGGTAATGCCCTGCTTTGGGATTGTCGATTCCCGCATCCATAACTGGCAGATCAAAATTCAGGATACCGTGGCAGACAATGCCTCCTGCGGGGTATTTGTACTGGGTGATCAGGAGGTGGACCCAAACGTTTGCGGAAGAAGCACAAAATGGGTCACTCATATTACCGGAACGCAGCTAGTCAGCTAAGTGGAGAATAACAATGGACCTGAAAGGTAAAAGCGTCATCCTTCACGACATGAGCCTGCGGGACGGAATGCACGCCAAAGCTCACCAGATCAGCCTGAAAGAGATGGTGGATATAGCCACTGGTCTGGATGAAGCCGGAATGCCAATGATTGAAGTCACGCACGGCGACGGTCTGGGTGGCGCGTCGCTGAATTATGGTTTTCCAGCTCACTCAGATGAAGAGTACTTGAGTGCTGTAGTGCCTGCCCTGAAACAGGCAAAGCTGATGGAACGCTATGGTGCTAACTGCATTTACTGCACTGGCTCAGCAGGTTATATGTTGCCTGCTGACGTAACTGTCAAAATTGGCCTGTTACGTTCGGAGCTGAATGCCAATACTGAGATAGGTTTCCATGGTCATCATAATCTGGGCATGGGGATTGCCAACTCGCTGGCAGCCATTGAAGCCGGTGCCAGTCGTATCGATGGTTCAGTTGCCGGGCTGGGGGCGGGTGCAGGTGCAGGCAATACGCCGCTGGAAGTGTTTGTGGCGGTACTGGATCGCATGGGCGTTGAAACGGGGGGGCGTCCTTTATAAGGTCATGGATGTGGCAGAAGACCGTGTGGTGCCGATTATGGATCAGCCTATTCGTATCGACCGGGATGCCCTGACTGGGGTATGCGGGGGTTTACTCTTCTTTCCTGCTGTTTGCCAGACGGGCAGAAGCAAAATATGGCATTCAGGCCCGGGATATTCTTTTTGAACTGGGACGTCGCGGTACAGTGGGTGGTCAGGAGGATATGATAGAAGATCTGGCGCTGACTATGGCAAAAGAAAAAGGGTTGATCTGAATCGTTAACAGAAGCCCCCGTTCTCAGTCATCTGAGAACGGGGGCTTTAAACGTTCACCGTCTGTTATCAGGCTTCAGCTTTCTGCCCGGATACCACCGTTGAACCGTTCTGTTCAGCCGCAATGCAGGCTGTAGCCGTGAAGACGACGTCGGTAGAACTGTTCAGCGCGGTTTCAACAGAGTCCTGAATCACACCGATAATAAAGCCGACAGCTACCACCTGCATGGCCACTTCGTTGGGAATACCAAACAGGCTGCAGGCGAGAGGGATCAGCAGCAGTGAACCACCGGCAACACCGGAAGCACCACAGGCAGATACAGCTGCCACCACACTCAGGATAAAGGCAGTGGCGATATCCACCTGAATACCCAAGGTGTTAACCGCTGCCAGCGTCATCACAGTGATTGTGATCGCAGCACCACCCATATTGATGGTGGCTCCCAGAGGAATGGATACAGAATAAGTATCTTCATGCAGCTTCAGGTTTTTACACAGCTGCATGTTTACCGGGATATTAGCGGCAGAACTGCGGGTGAAGAACGCAGTGACGCCACTTTCACGGATGCAGCGCAGCACCAGTGGGTATGGGTTCTGGCGGGTCTTCAGGAAGACGATCAGAGGGTTAATTCCCAGGGCAATGATCAGCATGCTGCCCACCAGAATCGCTAACAGGTGTGTGTAGCTTGCCAGTACAGAGAAACCAGTGGTGGCAATGGTGTCGGCTACCAGGCCAAAGATACCGAAAGGTGCCAGCTGAATGACGAAGCGAACGATGCTGGAAACTGCATCGGACATATCCTGCAGGGTGTTTTTGGTGGTCTCGGAAGCGTGGCGCAGTACTACACCCAGACCAATAGCCCAGGCCAGAATGCCGATAAAGTTACCGTTCAACAGTGCTTCAACCGGGTTCTGAACAATGCGGAACAGCAGTGTGTTCAGCACTTCTCCAATACCTTCCGGCGGTGTTGCACTGGCACCTTCAGTAGCCAGACTCAACGTTACCGGAGACAGAAAACTCAAGGCTACTGCGGTAAAGGCTGCCGCCAGGGTTCCAATCAGGTACAGGGCCACAATGGGGCGAATGTTGGTATGCTGGCCTTTTTTCTGGTTGGCAATAGACGACATTACCAGAACAAATACCAGAATCGGGGCAACGGCCTGCAGAGCTCTTACAAACAGCGAACCCAGAATGGCGACGGAGCCTGCAGCCGCTGGAGAAGCAACTGCAATCAGGGTACCCAGAACAATACCGATAACGATTCTGAGCACCAGGCTAACGCTCGTCATTCGCCCAAACAGCGACTGAGCTTGATTCATTGATAATTCCCTCTTCTTCTTCACTTTTCTACGGTTATTGACCTGAGCTCAGGCTTATTGGACTTGTTGTACTGATTATCAGGAAAAACTATGGCCGTACTGGTCGTGTTGTACCAGAGACCAACGAGGTGATTATATAAGAGAGGTGGCTGCGAATTATATTGCTGTAAATCATTGTTTTTATGAAATTAAATACTATAAAAAGTGATTTGACAGTTTATTATCTTGCTGATTGGTGTTCTGGTGATGTCTGCATCCGGGTCAACCCAGAGAGGCGACGCTTTTGAGAATCAGTCGTACCAGCATGGTCTGACGTGTGACACCGGTTTTGGAGAAGATTGAACGAAGGTGAGCCCTTGCGGTGTTGCGACTGACACACAGGGTTTCTGCCGTTTCATCCAGAGTCAGGCCATTGGCCAGCAGCATAGCCAGCTGCGCCTCAGCAGGCGTCAGGTCAAACAGGGCTTTCACGATTTCCTGCGGCGCCCTGGATTTTCGTTCCGGGTCGCTGATAAAAATGACTACGGACGGACACTGGATGCCTTCTGACCATTTCTCCATGGGAATGGGGCGAACTACAATGCCCAGGTCACTGGCTCCGGACAGGCGCTGGATGCGCAGTGCTTCGACCAGCGATGGTTCAAGGCTCCC from Endozoicomonas sp. NE40 includes:
- a CDS encoding SDR family oxidoreductase, whose protein sequence is MQNPLDFTGQVVIVTGRCLSTMPVAHRLPKLPPCPPRFSESILRLNLMAPLNLSQFANRVMQQQSQGGCIINICIISARRPSPGTAACGAAKAGLVNLTQSLAEEWAPKVRMNSVIAGMIQTDQSHLHYGDEEGIARVARTVPLQRLAQPSDIDDTCLYLASDLASYVSSAEVVVHGGGEKPAFLEVATADNATL
- a CDS encoding alpha/beta fold hydrolase; its protein translation is MSVIPEHSYVRLDDDVTLHYLDAGEGETVLFIHGSGPGASGHSNFKLNYPEFLKAGYRVVVPDLPGYGRSSKPETDYVLDFFVEAVRELVDHLGVSRVTLVGNSLGGAIAIKLALDYPKLVNRLILMAPGGLMKKERYFKEMEGIQKMAAAFAGNELNEPEGMRRLLSLQMYDASGLTEEVVLERVAVVKEQPRCVLSTMHVPKLAKRLKELQCPILGFWGMNDKFCPAHGAQTMMEECRNIRFTLLSECGHWVMIEHQELFNRQCLEFLEDR
- the sstT gene encoding serine/threonine transporter SstT, with product MNQAQSLFGRMTSVSLVLRIVIGIVLGTLIAVASPAAAGSVAILGSLFVRALQAVAPILVFVLVMSSIANQKKGQHTNIRPIVALYLIGTLAAAFTAVALSFLSPVTLSLATEGASATPPEGIGEVLNTLLFRIVQNPVEALLNGNFIGILAWAIGLGVVLRHASETTKNTLQDMSDAVSSIVRFVIQLAPFGIFGLVADTIATTGFSVLASYTHLLAILVGSMLIIALGINPLIVFLKTRQNPYPLVLRCIRESGVTAFFTRSSAANIPVNMQLCKNLKLHEDTYSVSIPLGATINMGGAAITITVMTLAAVNTLGIQVDIATAFILSVVAAVSACGASGVAGGSLLLIPLACSLFGIPNEVAMQVVAVGFIIGVIQDSVETALNSSTDVVFTATACIAAEQNGSTVVSGQKAEA